GCCGGTCCCGTGAGCGAGGCATGTCACACTGCCGCCATGCGACGCCTGTTCCCTCTCCCCGCCCCCTCCGTACCGGCCCCTGACGTCGAGAACACCGTGGTGGGGGCGATCGACCCCACGGACCGCGAGTGGACGCTGGACGAGCTGGCCGACGCCTATGCGTACCCGGCGGCGGACGATCCGGTGCGCTCGGGGCGCACCGGCTGGCTGCGCGCGAACATGGTGTCCTCCGTGGACGGCGCGGCCCACCACGAGGGCCGCTCGCAGCCGCTCTCCAGCGATGCCGACATGCGGATCTTCGGGGTGCTGCGCGGGCTCGCGGACGCGGTGGTGGTCGGCGCGGAGACCGTACGGCAGGAGGGCTACCGGCCGGCCCGGGCGCGGGAGGCGTTCGCCGCCCGCCGGGCCGCCGCAGGACAGGGCCCGGCCCCTGCCATCGCCGTGGTGACCGCCGGCCTCGGGCTGGACTTCACCCTGCCGCTGTTCACCGAGCCGCTGGTCCCCACCCTGGTGCTGACCGGCGCGGGCGCGCCGGCCGGCCGGGTGGCGAAGGCCCGTGCCGCGGGCGTGGAGGTGCTGTTCGCCGGAGAGGGGCAGGGCGTCGATCCGGCCCGGGTGGCCGGGGTGCTGGCCGGACGGGGACACACCCGGC
This Streptomyces decoyicus DNA region includes the following protein-coding sequences:
- a CDS encoding dihydrofolate reductase family protein, whose translation is MRRLFPLPAPSVPAPDVENTVVGAIDPTDREWTLDELADAYAYPAADDPVRSGRTGWLRANMVSSVDGAAHHEGRSQPLSSDADMRIFGVLRGLADAVVVGAETVRQEGYRPARAREAFAARRAAAGQGPAPAIAVVTAGLGLDFTLPLFTEPLVPTLVLTGAGAPAGRVAKARAAGVEVLFAGEGQGVDPARVAGVLAGRGHTRLLTEGGPMLLGQIAAAGALDELCLSLAPVVAVGDAARIMNGPALPVPERFALASVLEEAGFLFTRYRRS